A region of the Nocardia asteroides genome:
CACCAAGCTGCGCGAACTGATCCACAGTCACGTGCGGCTGATCATCCGTCATCAGCGTGAGGTGGCCATCCAGGTGCGCGACGTCGGCGCGCTCACCGGCGAGCGCGCCGCGCAACTGCAGGACCTGCGCGACCGGGTGCAGCACTGCTGGCAGCGGGTCGTCGACGCCGGTCACGCGGCGGGGCTGCTGCGCACCGACGACCACGTGGTCACCAACAGCGTGCTCGGCATGCTGAACATGGTGTCGTTCTGGTACCGCCCGCACGGTGACCGCTCGCCCGGCGAGATCGCCGACATCCTCGCGACCACTTTGCTCGACGGCGTGGTGACCGGCACCGCGCGGGACACGAAAGGCTGACCATGGCTTGGGATTTCGAGACCGACCCGCAGTACCAGCGCAAGCTGGACTGGGCGGCGGAGTTCGTCCGCACCGAGGTGGAGCCGATGGATCTGCTCTACCTCAATCCGTACGACCGCACCGACACCGAGGCCATGGCGCTGCTGCGGCCGCTGCAGGAGCGGGTCAAGGAGCAGGGCCTGTGGGCCTGCCACCTCGGACCGGAACTGGGCGGCCCCGGCTACGGGCAGATGAAGCTCGCCCTGCTCAACGAGGTGCTCGGCACCTCGGTGTGGGCGCCGTCGGTATTCGGCTGCCAGGCACCGGATTCCGGCAACGCGGAGATCCTCGCCCACTACGGCACACCGGAGCAGAAGAAGACCTATCTCGAGCCGCTGCTGGCCGGCGAGATCGGCTCCTGCTACGTCATGACCGAGCCGACCGGCGGCTCGGACCCGACACTGTTCCGTACCCGCGCGGTGCGCGACGGCGACGACTGGGTGATCAACGGCGAGAAGTGGTTCAACTCCAACGCCCAATTCGCCGCCTTCCACATCGTCATGGTGGTGACCGACCCGGACGTCGGTCCGTACCAGGGCATGTCGATGTTCATCGTGCCCGCCGACACCCCCGGTCTGGAGATCGTGAAGAACTTCCACGTCGCCGGGTTCAGCGAGCACGAGGGCCATCTGCGGTTCACCGACGTCCGCGTTCCCGCCGACCACCTGCTAGGTGCCGAGGGCCAGGGCTTCGTCGTCGCGCAGACGCGACTGGGCGGCGGCCGCGTGCATCACGCGATGCGCACGGTCGCCATGGTCGGCAAGGCGTTCGACATGATGGCCGAGCGGGCGGTGTCGCGCCCGATGCGCGGCGGCACGCTCGCCGGACTGCAGATGACCCAGGAACGCATTGCCGACAGCTGGATCGAGATGGAGCAGTTCCGGTTGCTGGTGCTGCGCACGGCGTGGCGCATCGACAAGGAGCAGGACTACAAGAAGGTGCGCAAGGACATCGCCGCCATCAAGGTCGCCATGCCCAAGGTCATGCACGACATCGCCCAGCGGGCGCTGCACCTGCACGGCGCGCTCGGCGTCAGCCGAGACCTGCCGTTCGTGGACATGCTCACCTACGCCGAGGTGATGGCGCTGGCCGACGGCCCCACGGAGGTGCACAAGATCACCCTCGCGAAAGAGGTCCTGAAGGACTACGCCCCCTGCGACCCGGTGTACCCGAGCGGCTACCGGCCCGCGCTGCGCGAAAAGGCGCGCGAACTGGTCGCCCGGCGTCTGGAGCACGTCGTCGGCAACCTCTGAGCGCAGGGAGGCGTGTTTCCGCTCGGGCACTCCCCGATCGGATGACATGGTTCCGATTCGTCGACGCCGCCACCGCTGGCCCCCATAATGCGATGGGGGGGCGAAAACCTCTGCACAGCGACCTGCACCGGTCGCGCGACCACGCTGCGAGGAGAAGTCATGGTATCCGCACGCAGGATCGCTCGATCGCCGATCACCTGGGCCGTGGCGGTGCTGCTGGTGGCGGGGCTCGGCGTGGGGCTTGCCGCATTCCAGCCGTGGCGGCTGTTCACCGACACCACCGTCCACGAGGCCGCGCCGTCCGCCGCGCCGGCGCGCCCGGGCGATGCGCCGCCGCAGCCGCGGGTCATCGCGCGGGGCGCGTTCGTCTCCCACGAACACGCCACCTCGGGCTCGGTCGTGGTGCTGCGGCTGCCCGATGGCGGCACGGTGCTGCGGCTGGAGAATCTCGACACCTCCGATGGCCCTGACCTGCACGTCTGGCTCACCGACGCGCCGGTGCGTGAGGGTCGCGACGGGTGGTTCGTCTTCGACGACGGCGCGCACACCGACCTGGGCGAGCTCAAAGGCAACCAGGGCGACCAGAACTACACCGTTCCCGCCGACGCCGACCTGGCACAGCTGACCAGCGTCGCGATCTGGTGCGACCGGTTCGACGTCTCCTTCGGCGCGGCCGAACTGCGACCGGTCTGACCGCGGCGCTCCCACCCGGCGGCCCCGGCCGCACCGCCGAAAAATGACCCGACAACGGCGGGTGCGCTGTGCCACCATGTGTTTCGACAACGACCACCGCCTCCAGGTGGTCGCCGAGCAGTGGAGAGGAGGGGCGGCAGTGATTCCGGATACGACGAAGCGAATGGATGCCGAGACGGCGCGACCGTCGGCCGTGGGCTACGCGTTCGGCGAACCGATGCGGGCACCGCACGGCACACCGGGCGACAGCCGCCTCCAGGCCCTCGGCTGATCGCCGCATTCCTCTCCTCCTTCGCTCCATTCCGCACGAAACATGGTGATTCCCATGACGTTCCGCCGTGCCGCCGATCAGGCGGCGATAACCGCCGACAACTGGATACACACCGGGGTCCTCGTCCTGAACGCCTCCTACGAGGCGCTCGACGAGATCAAGGCCGATCGGGCCGTGGTGCTGCTGGTCGCGGGAGCCGCGGAGTCGGTCGCCGACCGCGAGCCGCACTTCCCCATCCGGTCGCGGCACGTGGAACTCGTACTGCCACAGACGATTCGGCTGCTGCGCTACGTGTATCTGGAGCACACCGTGCTGGTACACGACGAGAGCAGGGCCACGCTGGCGGGCGTTCTGCGCCGCGACAGGAACCGCTGCGGTTACTGCGCGGGGTGGGCGCGCACCGTGGACCACATCCGGCCGCGGTCGCGAGGCGGCCCGAACACCTGGAGCAACCTGGTGGCCTGCTGCGCGCCGTGCAACGCGGCCAAGGCGGACCGCACCCCGGAGGAGGCGGGCATGCGCCTGCTCTGGGAGCCGAAGGCCCCCACCCATCAGGTCCGGCAGCAGCGCCGGATCTGGAAGCAACTCGCCGCGACCTGACCACGACCCGAGAAAGGAGAAGATCGCGATGACGCGCACCGAGACCACCGCCGTCGCGGAGCTGACCTTGGCCGACCTGCTCCCGCTCTCGGATTCCCGAGGGTGGCACCGGGCGGCCTGCCGCGGCGACCCCAACCACGAAGCCTGGTTCCCGTACCCCTCGCAGGACTTCGATTACGCGCGGGAGGTCTGCGCGCGCTGCCCCATCCGGGACGCGTGCGGTGACTTCGCCGCGCGCACCGGGCAGTCGGGTGTCTGGGGCGGGCACGAGTTCGACCGCGGACGAGTGATCCGCCACTGAGGTTCCGTCGTCGCGCACCTTCCGGTGCGACGGCGGGCCGGTGCTGCCAACCGGCTCGCTCCCGGTCAGGGGAGCCTTGCCGAGTTCGTCGGGAGCCGGTGACCATACACTGAGGCGCGTGGGCACTCATCGCAGCGGAACCAGGTCCCGGGGCGTCAGCAAAGGTCCGGTTATCGTGGTGGTCGCCGTTGCGTTACTGGCCGCGATCGTCGTCGGCTGGTTTCAGTTGCGCGATCGCGCGGCGAGCCAGGACAGCGCGGCGGCGGCCGAATGCGTAGAGGGGCCCGCGACCCTCTATGTGACGGCCGATCCGAGCATCGCGGCGCAGGTGCGGGCCGTCGCGGACAGCTACAACGCCACCCAACCCAAAGTGCGCGACCACTGCGCTCGGGTCACCGTGACAGCGCAGCCCTCCGAGGCGATCGTCGCCGCGTTCACCAGCGGCAAACCGTGGGATCAGGCGCTCGGGCCGCAACCGGCGCTGTGGATCGCCGATTCGACCCGTTCGATCGAATCCATGCGCGTCCCGGGCCTGATCGAGGGCGCGCCGGTATCGATCGCCGCCAGTCCGATCGTGCTGGCGGTGCCGGAGGAGCTGCACCGCGCACTGGAGCAGGCGGAGGCCTCCTGGGCGGATCTGCCCCGGTTGCAACAGGGTTCGCTCGGCGAGATCGGGCTGAGCGGATGGGGCGGGCTGCGGCTGGGCCTGCCCGCGGGTGACGCCACACTGGCCGCGGCCGCGGCGGTCGGGTCCGCGGTGTCGGGCGCCGAGCCGCTCAGCGAGCAGGCGGCGCAGTCCGGTCAGGTCGTCGCCGCTGTCTCGGGGCTCGCCGCAGACGCACCGCAGGTCTCGGACACCGCCGCCGCGCTGACCGAGATCACGACGCAGGACGCGCCGATGCACGCGATTGTGGCTACCGAACAGCAACTCAGAGGCCTGCCCGGCGTCGTCGCATTCCGCCCCGCCGGATCGGCGCCGGTAGCGGATTATCCGGCCGCCTTGATGTCCGGCGCCTGGGTGGACAAGACGCAGAACCTCATCGCCGGGCGATTCACCGACTACCTGCGCAGGCCCGAGCAGGCCCAGGCCTTCGTCACCGCGGGTTTCGGCGGTGCGCCGCAGACCACGGCCGCCGTCCCGACCCGCGCCGCACTCGACAAGGTACGCGCCACGCTGGCGAATCCCGTTCTCGGCGTGCGGTCCACGGTCCTGGTCGACGTGTCGGCGTCGATGGGGACCGCCGAGGGCGCGACGACGCGACTGGCGAACGTCCTGGCCGCCCTGAACTCCACCATGACGGTCATGCCACCCGATTTCGGCCTCGGGGTATGGACCTTCGGCAAGAACCTCGACGGCAACAACCCGTACCGGGTGGCGGCCGCCACCGCCTCGCTCAGCCCCGACCAGCGGACGAAGATCAGTACCGCGCTGAGCGCAGTGCGGCCCGGTGAGAGCAAATCCGACCAGGCGTACCCGTCCCTGATCGCGGCGTACAAGAGCGCGGCCACCGGGTACACGCCGGGCCGCACCAATTCGGTGCTGCTGATCACCGACGGGCCCGACGACGATTCCACGGTCACCGGCGCCCAGCTGGCCGCCGACATCGCCGCGGCGACCGACCGTGCCCGACCGGTGCGCGTCGACGTCATCGTGCTCGGCGGCAGCGGCACCCAGACACTCCAGGCTGTGGCGCAGCAGACCGGTGGGAGTTACACCCGGCTGGCGAGTACCGACGATATCGCCTTCGGTTCCGCCGTCGTCGAGGCGCTCACCACACCGTAGCCGCCTCCGAGTGCCCCGGAGGCACGGCCGGTGCGGACATCAATTCGCGTACGCCTCCAACGGCGGACAAGCGCACACCAGGTTCCGGTCGCCATAGGCGCCGTCGATCCGGCGCACCGGCGGCCACACTTTCGCCCTGGCATGCCCGAGACCGCGGGGATAGACGGCCACTTCCCGGCTGTAGGGGTGCTCCCAGTCCCCCACCAGCGACGCCGCGGTGTGCGGCGCACCGCGCAGCGGGTTGTCGGTCACCGGCCACACGCCCGCGGCGACCTGGTCGATCTCCGCGCGGATCGCGATCATCGCCTCGATGAAATCATCCAGCTCGGCGAGGTTTTCGCTCTCGGTGGGCTCCACCATCAACGTGCCCGCCACCGGGAAGCTCATGGTGGGCGCGTGGAAACCGTAGTCCGTCAGGCGTTTTGCCACATCGTCGACGGTGACGCCGGTCTGTTTGGTGATCTCGCGCAGGTCGAGGATGCACTCGTGCGCCACCATGCCGTGCTCGCCGGTGTAGAGCACCGGGAAGTACTCGTCCAGCCGCCGCGCGATGTAGTTCGCCGAGGCGATCGCCGACAGCGTGGCCCGGCGCAGTCCGTCGGCGCCCATCATGCGGATGTAGGCCCAGGTGATAGGCAGGATCGACGCCGAGCCGTACTTCGCCGCCGACACCGCGTGCGAGCCCGATTCCAGCGGGTCGCCGGGCAGGTACCGCGCCAGGTGCGCGCGCACGGCGACCGGGCCGACGCCGGGACCGCCGCCGCCGTGCGGGATGCAGAACGTCTTGTGCAGGTTCAAGTGGCTCACGTCGCCACCGAACCGGCCCGGCCTGGCGAGGCCGACCAGCGCGTTCAGATTCGCGCCGTCCACGTACACCTGGCCGCCCGCGTCGTGCACCAACGCGCACAATTCGGCGACCTCGTGCTCGTAGACGCCGTGCGTGGAGGGGTAGGTGATCATGATGCAGGCCAGCCGGTCGGCATGGTCGGCGATCTTGGCCCGCAGGTCGTCGAGGTCGACGTCGCCGTTGGCGCGGCACTTCACCACCTCCACGCGCAGCCCCGCCATGGCCGCCGACGCCGCGTTGGTCCCGTGCGCGCTGGACGGGATCAGGCAGGTGTCGCGGTGGGTGTCACCGCGGTCGAGGTGGTAGCGGCGGATCGCCAGCAGCCCGGCGTACTCACCCTGGCTGCCCGCGTTGGGTTGCAGGCTCACCGAGTCGTAGCCGGTGATGTCGGACAACCAGCGTTCCAGGTCCGCGATCACCTTCAGCAGACCTGGGGCGTCTTCGACCGGCGCGTAGGGGTGCACGCGCGCGAAGCCGGGCCAGGTGATGGCCTCCATCTCCGCGGTGGCGTTGAGCTTCATGGTGCAGGAGCCGAGCGGGATCATGCTGCGGTCCAGCGCGATGTCTTTGTCGGACAGCGTGCGCAGGTACCGCAGCATCGCCGTCTCGGTGTGGTACTTCGTGAACGCGGGGTGGGCCAGGAACTCCGAGGTGCGGTTCTCGATCGCCGCGACGGGCGCGGGCGCCCCCGGGTCCGGCGATACCGCGGTGCCGAAGGACTCGAGCACGGCCGCGACATGCGCGTCGGTGGTCGCCTCGTCGCAGGCGATGCCGACGTGGTCGGCGTCGACCAGCCGGAGATTGATGCCGCGCGACTTCGCTTTCGCGACAACGGCTTCCGCGCTACCGGGCACGTGCGCGAGCACCGTGTCGAAGAAGCTGTCGTGCACGACCGCGCCGTCCAGACCGGCCGCGATCGCCGCCGCGTGCCCGTGCACCCTGCGGGCGATGGCCCGCAGACCGTCGGCGCCGTGGTAGGAGGCGTACATCGCGGCCACGACGGCCAGCAGCACCTGCGCGGTACAGATGTTGGAGGTCGCCTTCTCCCGCCGGATGTGCTGCTCGCGGGTCTGCAAGGCGAGGCGGTAGGCGACCGCGCCGTCGGCGTCCACCGAGACGCCGACCAGGCGGCCGGGCAGTTGCCGGGCCTGCGCCTGCCGCACCGCGAGGTATCCGGCGTGCGGGCCGCCGAAGCCGAGCGGGACGCCGAAGCGCTGGGTGGTGCCGAAGCAGACGTCGGCGCCCTGCTCACCGGGCGGGGTGATCAGCGTCATCGCCAGCAGGTCGGCGCCGATCGCCACCAGCGCGCCGCGTTCGTGCGCCGCCGCGATGAGGCCGGTCCGGTCGAGAATCCGGCCGGAGGCCCCCGGCGTCTGTGCCAGGACACCGAAGAACTTCCCGTCGGGCAGTTCGCCCGTGGACAGATCCGCCTCGACGATCTCCAGGCCCAGCGGCTCGGCCCTGGTGTAGAGCACTGTTCTGGTCTGCGGGAACAGGTCGGTGTCGATCAGTAGCCGGGCGGAAGAGGACCGGCCCGCGCGACGCAGCAGCGTCATCGCCTCGGCGGCGGCGGTGGCCTCGTCCAGCATGGACGCGTTGGCGACGTCCATGCCCGTCAGCTCCGACACCATGGTCTGGAAGTTGAGCAGGGCCTCGAGCCTGCCCTGGCTGATTTCGGGTTGGTAGGGGGTGTAGGCGGTGTACCAGGCCGGGTTCTCCAGGAGGTTGCGCACCAGCACCGGCGGGGTCAGCGTGTCGTAGTAGCCCAGGCCGATCATCGAGGTGGCCACGGTGTTCGACTTCGCGAGCGCCGCGAGTTCGGCGAGCACCTCGTGCTCGGAGCCCGCCGCGGGCAGTCCGGCAAGGCCGTCGCTGTCCAGGATGCTCGCCGGGAGCGCCTCGACGGCCAGCTCGTCGAGCGACGGCACGCCGACGACGTCCAGGATCCGGGCTAGTTCGTCCCGGTCGGGTCCGATATGGCGGTCGGCGAATGAGCGAGTCACAACAGCTCCCAAGGTCGGGCGGGTCGACCGGGCGGTCGACGGGTACCTGCCCTCCCCCTCTGTCGTGGCGCCTGAGAGATTCGGGTGCCGCGACCGGTGGCCGAGCCCCTTTCCCCATGGGCGGGCGGCTCGAAGCCACCGCTTTCCAGAGGCGCCGAAGCCCGCACGGTCCCTGTTGCCTGAGAGATTGACGGGGAGGTGCTGCTCCTTCGGCGCTCGGACTCGTTTCGAGACCGAGACTCTCCCGCACGGCGGCGACGCACCGTCAGTTTATGCCGCCGCCACGCCGGGGCGCGCCACCGGACCCCGCCTGGGCCGTGTCGTCCTGGTCACTCGCCAGACCGAGGGAGAATGACCGTCAGACGGCCAGGCCCGCGCGCAACCTCGTCGCGGCGAGCACGATCGACTCCGCTTGGATGCCCACCAGACGAGCCAGCGGTACCGCGACACCTGGCGCGTTCTGCTCCACGTCGGCGCACCACTGGTCGAATATCGCGGCGAACCGGTCGCGCTCGGCGGCCAGCACCGGTGCGGCGTCGCGAGCGTATTCGTCCTCGAGCAGACGCAGCAGCATGCCGCCCAGCCGCAGGCGCAGCATCGCGGTCCAGTCGTAGCGCCCGACGAATATCTCGCCCCTGGTCGCGATGCGGTTGCGTTCCGGTGCGGCCTGTCTGCTCACCGCGAGACCGGGCAGCCCCGCGACCAGCGCACGGACCGACCGCTCGAACGGGCTGCGGCCGCTCAACCGGCCGTCGACGCGGGCGAGCACCTCGGAGGCCACCTCGGCCATGGCCCGGTAGTCGGCGGCGGTGGCGTCGAGCAACTCGCCCAGTACGCGGTCGCCCGCCGAGGCGTCG
Encoded here:
- a CDS encoding TetR/AcrR family transcriptional regulator, coding for MTAPSRRRGRPPAAESTASDTRERIVGAAIDLFAEQGFHGTGVAEIGERADVQRGALYYHIGSKEELLWQILRDYIQLMLADAEQIADGPGDPVTKLRELIHSHVRLIIRHQREVAIQVRDVGALTGERAAQLQDLRDRVQHCWQRVVDAGHAAGLLRTDDHVVTNSVLGMLNMVSFWYRPHGDRSPGEIADILATTLLDGVVTGTARDTKG
- a CDS encoding acyl-CoA dehydrogenase family protein; this encodes MAWDFETDPQYQRKLDWAAEFVRTEVEPMDLLYLNPYDRTDTEAMALLRPLQERVKEQGLWACHLGPELGGPGYGQMKLALLNEVLGTSVWAPSVFGCQAPDSGNAEILAHYGTPEQKKTYLEPLLAGEIGSCYVMTEPTGGSDPTLFRTRAVRDGDDWVINGEKWFNSNAQFAAFHIVMVVTDPDVGPYQGMSMFIVPADTPGLEIVKNFHVAGFSEHEGHLRFTDVRVPADHLLGAEGQGFVVAQTRLGGGRVHHAMRTVAMVGKAFDMMAERAVSRPMRGGTLAGLQMTQERIADSWIEMEQFRLLVLRTAWRIDKEQDYKKVRKDIAAIKVAMPKVMHDIAQRALHLHGALGVSRDLPFVDMLTYAEVMALADGPTEVHKITLAKEVLKDYAPCDPVYPSGYRPALREKARELVARRLEHVVGNL
- a CDS encoding DM13 domain-containing protein, with the protein product MVSARRIARSPITWAVAVLLVAGLGVGLAAFQPWRLFTDTTVHEAAPSAAPARPGDAPPQPRVIARGAFVSHEHATSGSVVVLRLPDGGTVLRLENLDTSDGPDLHVWLTDAPVREGRDGWFVFDDGAHTDLGELKGNQGDQNYTVPADADLAQLTSVAIWCDRFDVSFGAAELRPV
- a CDS encoding HNH endonuclease, encoding MTFRRAADQAAITADNWIHTGVLVLNASYEALDEIKADRAVVLLVAGAAESVADREPHFPIRSRHVELVLPQTIRLLRYVYLEHTVLVHDESRATLAGVLRRDRNRCGYCAGWARTVDHIRPRSRGGPNTWSNLVACCAPCNAAKADRTPEEAGMRLLWEPKAPTHQVRQQRRIWKQLAAT
- a CDS encoding WhiB family transcriptional regulator → MTRTETTAVAELTLADLLPLSDSRGWHRAACRGDPNHEAWFPYPSQDFDYAREVCARCPIRDACGDFAARTGQSGVWGGHEFDRGRVIRH
- a CDS encoding substrate-binding and VWA domain-containing protein, which gives rise to MGTHRSGTRSRGVSKGPVIVVVAVALLAAIVVGWFQLRDRAASQDSAAAAECVEGPATLYVTADPSIAAQVRAVADSYNATQPKVRDHCARVTVTAQPSEAIVAAFTSGKPWDQALGPQPALWIADSTRSIESMRVPGLIEGAPVSIAASPIVLAVPEELHRALEQAEASWADLPRLQQGSLGEIGLSGWGGLRLGLPAGDATLAAAAAVGSAVSGAEPLSEQAAQSGQVVAAVSGLAADAPQVSDTAAALTEITTQDAPMHAIVATEQQLRGLPGVVAFRPAGSAPVADYPAALMSGAWVDKTQNLIAGRFTDYLRRPEQAQAFVTAGFGGAPQTTAAVPTRAALDKVRATLANPVLGVRSTVLVDVSASMGTAEGATTRLANVLAALNSTMTVMPPDFGLGVWTFGKNLDGNNPYRVAAATASLSPDQRTKISTALSAVRPGESKSDQAYPSLIAAYKSAATGYTPGRTNSVLLITDGPDDDSTVTGAQLAADIAAATDRARPVRVDVIVLGGSGTQTLQAVAQQTGGSYTRLASTDDIAFGSAVVEALTTP
- the gcvP gene encoding aminomethyl-transferring glycine dehydrogenase encodes the protein MTRSFADRHIGPDRDELARILDVVGVPSLDELAVEALPASILDSDGLAGLPAAGSEHEVLAELAALAKSNTVATSMIGLGYYDTLTPPVLVRNLLENPAWYTAYTPYQPEISQGRLEALLNFQTMVSELTGMDVANASMLDEATAAAEAMTLLRRAGRSSSARLLIDTDLFPQTRTVLYTRAEPLGLEIVEADLSTGELPDGKFFGVLAQTPGASGRILDRTGLIAAAHERGALVAIGADLLAMTLITPPGEQGADVCFGTTQRFGVPLGFGGPHAGYLAVRQAQARQLPGRLVGVSVDADGAVAYRLALQTREQHIRREKATSNICTAQVLLAVVAAMYASYHGADGLRAIARRVHGHAAAIAAGLDGAVVHDSFFDTVLAHVPGSAEAVVAKAKSRGINLRLVDADHVGIACDEATTDAHVAAVLESFGTAVSPDPGAPAPVAAIENRTSEFLAHPAFTKYHTETAMLRYLRTLSDKDIALDRSMIPLGSCTMKLNATAEMEAITWPGFARVHPYAPVEDAPGLLKVIADLERWLSDITGYDSVSLQPNAGSQGEYAGLLAIRRYHLDRGDTHRDTCLIPSSAHGTNAASAAMAGLRVEVVKCRANGDVDLDDLRAKIADHADRLACIMITYPSTHGVYEHEVAELCALVHDAGGQVYVDGANLNALVGLARPGRFGGDVSHLNLHKTFCIPHGGGGPGVGPVAVRAHLARYLPGDPLESGSHAVSAAKYGSASILPITWAYIRMMGADGLRRATLSAIASANYIARRLDEYFPVLYTGEHGMVAHECILDLREITKQTGVTVDDVAKRLTDYGFHAPTMSFPVAGTLMVEPTESENLAELDDFIEAMIAIRAEIDQVAAGVWPVTDNPLRGAPHTAASLVGDWEHPYSREVAVYPRGLGHARAKVWPPVRRIDGAYGDRNLVCACPPLEAYAN